The Enterococcus sp. 7F3_DIV0205 genome has a window encoding:
- a CDS encoding PTS sugar transporter subunit IIC codes for MKTLDSLAMKLLPIANAIGNQRHLQAIRNGLISILPLTIVGSFFTILLNLPIPGYSEMIAPYLAALDVPFRFTVGLMSLYAAFTIGSFLGNTYKLDKITSGFLSMLATLLMVMPINLQEGVDIAGNEVAGGRYIPITPLGSQGLFGAIVAALISVEIYRFTKEKKLEIKMPEGVPPVVGESFAALLPTLLVILVFWIPRHFFNFNLNDLLSVAISPLKVFLTGNNLLGGIITQFMICLFWALGIHGHAVLGPIIRPFWDQAIIENAELFQNGTSAFQLPNIFTEQFYQWYAQMGGTGATLALVFLFLFSKSKYLKQLGKLSILPGIFNINEPVIFGTPIVMNPLLAIPFITVPIVNTILVYIVTALGWMPKMMVKPPFSIPAPLGALITSNWNWVACVMVFVCFAVSLAIYYPFFKMFEKIQVEQEQQVEQEETVATSEGV; via the coding sequence ATGAAAACGCTGGATAGTTTAGCGATGAAACTATTACCGATTGCAAATGCGATCGGTAATCAGAGGCATCTACAAGCGATTAGAAATGGTTTGATCTCGATTCTCCCCTTAACGATCGTTGGCTCGTTTTTCACGATTTTGTTAAATCTACCAATTCCTGGATATTCTGAAATGATTGCACCATACTTAGCTGCGTTAGATGTTCCATTTCGTTTTACGGTTGGTTTGATGTCCTTGTATGCAGCATTTACGATTGGTTCGTTTCTTGGGAATACGTATAAATTGGATAAAATCACTAGTGGTTTTCTTTCGATGCTAGCAACACTTCTAATGGTCATGCCGATCAATCTTCAAGAAGGTGTAGATATCGCCGGAAATGAAGTAGCAGGTGGCCGTTATATCCCAATTACACCACTTGGCTCACAAGGGTTGTTTGGCGCGATTGTAGCAGCGCTGATTTCAGTTGAGATTTATCGTTTTACAAAGGAGAAGAAGCTAGAAATCAAAATGCCAGAAGGGGTTCCTCCTGTTGTTGGCGAGTCATTTGCAGCGTTGTTGCCAACATTATTAGTGATTTTGGTTTTCTGGATTCCTCGTCATTTCTTTAACTTCAATTTAAACGATCTACTGAGTGTAGCGATTTCACCTTTGAAAGTCTTTTTGACCGGCAATAATCTTTTGGGCGGTATTATTACTCAATTTATGATTTGTTTATTCTGGGCTTTAGGCATTCATGGTCATGCTGTTTTAGGACCGATCATTCGTCCCTTTTGGGATCAAGCGATTATTGAAAATGCGGAGTTATTTCAAAATGGGACGAGTGCTTTTCAATTGCCAAATATTTTTACGGAACAATTTTATCAATGGTACGCGCAAATGGGCGGAACTGGGGCAACATTAGCACTTGTTTTCTTATTCTTATTCTCTAAATCAAAGTATTTAAAGCAATTAGGTAAATTATCGATTTTACCAGGAATTTTCAATATCAATGAGCCTGTGATTTTTGGAACGCCGATCGTGATGAATCCACTGCTTGCGATTCCCTTTATTACGGTTCCAATCGTGAATACTATTTTGGTTTATATCGTTACCGCTCTTGGCTGGATGCCGAAAATGATGGTGAAACCGCCGTTTTCGATCCCAGCACCTTTAGGAGCATTGATTACTTCTAATTGGAATTGGGTAGCGTGTGTGATGGTTTTTGTTTGTTTTGCGGTTTCGTTAGCAATTTATTATCCATTCTTTAAAATGTTTGAAAAAATTCAAGTTGAGCAAGAGCAGCAAGTTGAACAAGAAGAAACTGTTGCGACAAGTGAAGGGGTTTGA
- a CDS encoding class I SAM-dependent methyltransferase — protein sequence MKNEYDNPNFFEAYSQMDRSRKGLEGAGEWHELKKLLPDFTGKTVLDLGCGYGWHCRYAVENGAEKVVGIDLSEKMIEKAKEMTDSSKISYHLMGMEEIDGLDETFDIVISSLALHYVPSFDEIAKKVNHCLNAGGVFVFSTEHPIFTAQGTEDWIYDQKGEPIYWPVDRYFDESIRETTFLGETVMKYHKTLTTYLDGLLTNGFQITRLVEPMPAPEMLEASAEMRQELRRPMMLLVSAKKRQ from the coding sequence ATGAAAAACGAATACGATAATCCTAATTTTTTCGAAGCATATAGCCAAATGGATCGTTCTAGAAAAGGCCTGGAAGGAGCCGGCGAATGGCATGAGTTAAAAAAGCTACTGCCTGATTTCACTGGAAAGACTGTTTTAGATCTTGGGTGTGGCTACGGTTGGCATTGCCGATATGCAGTTGAAAATGGTGCAGAAAAAGTCGTTGGAATCGATTTATCTGAAAAAATGATCGAGAAAGCTAAAGAAATGACGGATTCTTCAAAAATCAGTTACCATTTAATGGGCATGGAAGAAATTGATGGCTTAGATGAAACCTTTGATATTGTAATCAGTTCGTTAGCTCTTCATTACGTTCCTTCATTTGATGAAATTGCTAAAAAAGTCAATCATTGTTTAAATGCTGGTGGTGTTTTTGTCTTTTCAACAGAGCATCCGATTTTTACAGCACAAGGAACAGAAGACTGGATCTATGATCAAAAAGGCGAGCCGATTTATTGGCCAGTTGATCGCTACTTTGATGAAAGTATTCGGGAAACAACTTTCTTAGGGGAAACGGTGATGAAATACCACAAAACCTTAACTACCTATTTAGACGGATTGTTAACAAATGGCTTTCAAATTACTCGTTTAGTGGAACCAATGCCCGCTCCTGAGATGTTGGAAGCAAGCGCTGAGATGCGCCAAGAACTTCGCAGACCAATGATGTTGCTAGTTTCTGCTAAAAAAAGGCAATGA
- a CDS encoding GNAT family N-acetyltransferase has product MYLTMYDDKHQTLINNYCLSERKLRYVREPKIALSLIKKDPQRHAVLVFEGEHLVAFLTLFEAKGSSPYSDNPNCLLVQDLSTDYRHLRNGYIKQAVQLLPAFVHQHFSTIDQLTIIVNEDKEFTQALRLEAGFKDTGHKLSHVYGSQVFLQIPI; this is encoded by the coding sequence ATGTATCTGACAATGTATGACGATAAACACCAAACACTTATTAATAATTACTGCTTATCAGAAAGGAAACTTCGCTACGTTCGCGAGCCTAAAATAGCCCTTTCTTTAATAAAAAAAGACCCTCAACGTCATGCTGTTCTTGTTTTTGAAGGTGAGCATTTAGTGGCCTTCTTAACCCTTTTTGAAGCAAAAGGCAGTAGTCCTTATTCTGACAATCCAAACTGCTTATTAGTGCAAGACCTTTCAACAGACTATCGGCATCTACGTAATGGCTATATCAAACAAGCAGTCCAGCTATTACCAGCATTCGTTCACCAACATTTTTCAACTATCGATCAACTTACGATCATTGTGAACGAAGACAAAGAGTTTACTCAAGCTTTACGTCTGGAAGCAGGATTTAAAGATACGGGCCATAAGCTCTCCCACGTTTATGGATCTCAAGTTTTTTTACAAATCCCTATTTAA
- a CDS encoding glycoside hydrolase family 1 protein, translating to MNKTFPKTFFWGAASSATQAEGRQSGDGKGENIWDYASKEYNHRFYDGVTTENTSLFYRDYQQDIQKMQDISFNSFRTSLSWSRLIPNGTGAVNPEAVTFYNGMIDELIAKGIEPFINLYHFDMPMVLQEKGGFESKEVVDAYKQYAKTCFELFGDRVKYWFTFNEPMIPAEAGYLHDRHYPYVVDFKRAANVLHNIILAHCEAVGVYREMNLAGRIGIIMDVIPVYPRSQNPADLYAAEMADLFYTKSVNDAILKGKYPERLREVLEEYDQLPNVTKADLDLIASTRIDLLGINYYRPRRVKAKECLPNPQGVFSPEWFFDEYVMPGRRMNTSRGIEIYPKGIYDIAKKIQTEYGNIDWFVSENGIGIEGEEAFIEAGMVQDDYRIDFLKEHLTYLNQAMEEGSNCLGYHMWTFVDCWSWGNAYKNRYGFYRIDLATGAKTVKKSGLWFKELIENNGFD from the coding sequence ATGAATAAAACATTTCCAAAAACATTTTTCTGGGGAGCAGCGTCTAGTGCAACACAAGCAGAAGGGCGACAATCTGGGGATGGTAAAGGGGAAAATATTTGGGATTATGCATCAAAAGAATACAATCATCGCTTTTATGATGGAGTTACGACAGAAAATACTTCTTTGTTTTATCGCGATTATCAACAAGACATTCAAAAAATGCAGGATATTTCTTTTAACTCATTTCGGACATCGTTATCTTGGTCACGTTTGATACCAAATGGTACAGGTGCAGTCAATCCGGAAGCGGTCACGTTTTACAATGGCATGATCGATGAATTGATTGCCAAAGGCATAGAGCCGTTTATCAATCTGTATCATTTCGATATGCCGATGGTGCTTCAGGAAAAAGGCGGATTTGAGAGTAAAGAAGTGGTCGATGCATACAAACAATACGCTAAAACTTGCTTTGAGTTATTTGGGGATCGAGTGAAGTATTGGTTTACTTTCAATGAACCGATGATTCCAGCAGAAGCAGGGTATCTGCATGATCGTCATTATCCTTATGTTGTTGATTTTAAACGGGCAGCGAATGTGTTGCACAATATTATTTTAGCCCATTGTGAAGCAGTTGGGGTTTATCGTGAAATGAATTTGGCTGGGAGAATTGGAATTATTATGGATGTGATACCTGTTTATCCCCGCAGCCAAAATCCAGCAGATTTATATGCTGCTGAAATGGCCGATTTGTTTTATACGAAAAGTGTCAATGATGCTATTTTGAAAGGAAAGTATCCAGAACGTTTGAGAGAAGTTTTAGAAGAATATGACCAACTGCCCAATGTGACAAAAGCGGATCTTGACCTTATTGCATCTACAAGAATTGATTTGCTAGGAATCAATTATTATCGACCAAGAAGAGTCAAAGCCAAGGAATGCCTGCCAAATCCTCAAGGTGTGTTTTCACCAGAATGGTTCTTTGATGAGTACGTAATGCCAGGTAGACGAATGAACACGTCACGTGGAATCGAGATTTATCCTAAAGGAATTTATGACATTGCTAAAAAAATTCAGACAGAATATGGCAATATTGATTGGTTTGTTTCTGAAAATGGAATCGGGATCGAAGGTGAAGAAGCCTTTATTGAAGCGGGAATGGTTCAAGATGATTATCGGATCGACTTTTTGAAAGAACATTTGACGTATTTGAATCAAGCGATGGAGGAAGGAAGTAATTGTTTAGGCTATCATATGTGGACGTTTGTAGACTGTTGGTCGTGGGGCAATGCGTATAAAAATCGTTATGGTTTTTATCGAATAGATCTAGCGACAGGAGCCAAAACAGTGAAAAAATCAGGTTTATGGTTTAAAGAATTGATTGAAAATAATGGATTTGATTAA
- a CDS encoding MurR/RpiR family transcriptional regulator gives MLFLDYVPDLNPLEYEIYHYIANHLKIVTYMRIRDLADETHTSTASILRFCHKFECNGFSEFKVKLQLYYESLNQAQIADVDETQHIHFLERVNEPFLDHKIDQAVQLLSDKGLVLFLGSGSSEPIAAYGSLYFTNLSQTALRIEDPSNYPIEWFPDDILTRTCVIALSVTGETQEIIHYIKRLNTKKCPIISITNSDSSTISRMSDLNIPYTINRETIYKTSDNHDKTIELTSQLPALFLIEKIAKRLRLQKNI, from the coding sequence ATGCTTTTTTTAGACTATGTTCCTGATTTAAACCCTTTAGAATACGAGATCTACCACTACATCGCCAATCATTTGAAGATCGTCACTTATATGCGGATCAGAGATTTAGCAGATGAAACACACACTAGTACTGCAAGCATTTTACGTTTTTGTCACAAATTTGAATGCAATGGTTTTTCTGAGTTTAAGGTAAAGCTTCAGTTATACTATGAATCGCTCAACCAAGCTCAAATCGCAGATGTAGATGAAACCCAACATATTCATTTTCTGGAACGTGTCAATGAACCCTTTCTCGATCACAAAATTGATCAGGCAGTTCAATTATTATCCGATAAAGGATTAGTTCTTTTCCTTGGTTCCGGATCATCTGAGCCGATTGCCGCTTATGGTTCTCTTTATTTCACTAACTTATCTCAAACGGCTTTACGCATTGAAGATCCTTCTAACTATCCGATCGAGTGGTTTCCAGATGATATATTAACTCGGACTTGCGTAATCGCCCTTTCCGTTACTGGTGAAACACAAGAAATCATTCATTATATCAAACGCTTAAATACAAAAAAATGCCCGATCATTTCGATCACGAATAGCGACAGTTCAACTATCAGCCGTATGTCCGACTTGAATATTCCTTATACTATCAATCGTGAAACTATTTATAAAACTAGTGACAATCATGATAAAACGATTGAGTTAACTTCACAGTTACCTGCACTTTTTCTGATTGAAAAAATCGCTAAACGTTTACGATTACAGAAAAATATCTAA
- a CDS encoding class A sortase: protein MASRKERPKKKKSRKRNWLINIFLFLLLIVGLALVFNTQIRNWLIQQNGKEYAVEKLTPEIVAKNNQTDTSFDFEAVESLSTEAVLKAQLANKNLPVVGAVALPDVKINLPIFRGLDNVVLLTGAGTMKPDQEMGKGNYALASHRVQDMISLFSPLEYSKPGELIYTTDLNNVYTYKITYVEKIDPSRVELIDDVPGKKMITLITCGDMYATTRIAVQGELESVTPMKKATQAMTDAFNMEQLTL, encoded by the coding sequence ATGGCCTCAAGAAAAGAACGCCCTAAAAAGAAAAAATCAAGAAAAAGAAATTGGCTGATCAACATCTTCCTATTCTTATTATTGATTGTTGGTTTAGCTTTAGTTTTTAATACACAAATCAGAAATTGGTTGATTCAACAAAACGGAAAAGAATATGCCGTGGAGAAATTGACACCTGAAATCGTTGCAAAAAATAATCAAACGGACACTTCTTTTGACTTTGAAGCAGTTGAATCTCTCAGTACAGAAGCAGTTCTAAAAGCCCAGCTAGCTAATAAGAACCTGCCAGTTGTTGGTGCAGTCGCATTGCCGGATGTAAAAATCAACTTACCGATTTTTAGAGGACTAGACAATGTTGTTTTATTAACTGGTGCAGGGACAATGAAACCTGACCAAGAAATGGGTAAAGGAAATTACGCTCTAGCCAGTCATCGAGTGCAGGATATGATTTCTTTATTCTCACCATTGGAGTATTCAAAACCAGGGGAATTAATTTATACGACTGATTTAAATAATGTTTATACATATAAAATCACTTATGTAGAAAAAATCGATCCTTCTAGAGTAGAGTTGATCGATGATGTTCCAGGTAAAAAGATGATTACTTTAATTACGTGTGGTGATATGTACGCTACAACACGTATTGCCGTTCAAGGTGAATTAGAGTCCGTAACACCGATGAAAAAAGCTACACAAGCTATGACAGATGCGTTTAATATGGAACAATTAACCTTGTAA
- a CDS encoding DUF1622 domain-containing protein yields the protein MHDLAQNIMENLIPFFDLFILALNIFSIVVLIWGVIMAGIDFLKSERTDRNRIVMARQNNFIKSFLGSYILLSLEILIAADIIESIIKPTFQDILKLAILVVIRTVISYFLHKEIEDALKDKENEIEEKKTS from the coding sequence ATGCATGATCTAGCCCAAAACATCATGGAAAACTTGATTCCCTTCTTTGACCTCTTCATTTTGGCGTTGAATATTTTTTCTATCGTTGTTTTGATTTGGGGCGTCATTATGGCTGGCATTGATTTTCTAAAAAGTGAGCGAACAGATCGAAATCGGATCGTTATGGCTCGACAAAATAATTTTATCAAAAGCTTTCTAGGCAGCTATATTCTACTAAGCCTAGAAATTCTAATTGCTGCCGATATTATTGAATCGATCATTAAACCAACATTCCAAGATATTTTAAAGCTGGCGATTTTAGTAGTGATTCGAACAGTAATCTCTTATTTCTTGCATAAAGAAATTGAAGACGCGTTGAAAGATAAAGAAAATGAGATCGAAGAAAAAAAGACAAGCTGA
- a CDS encoding glucosamine-6-phosphate deaminase, whose protein sequence is MKIIIEKNFEAMSETTKNILLGHMSQDKRVNLSITAGNTPVEVYKKMVEIVKDSPNYANVHYYNFDEIPVENQAEGVTITDLRKLYLTPANINEENIHPLTVENYADQDKRLAMDGGLDAMLIGLGGDGHFCGNMPTTTSFENLTYKIKVSGEEPWFVPDMMETGLEFVTMGPVSVMRVKHLILIVNGEKKAEMVKNVLQGPVTEEYPASVLQLHPNLTVILDEEAASKLDR, encoded by the coding sequence ATGAAAATTATCATCGAAAAAAACTTTGAAGCAATGAGTGAAACAACTAAAAATATTTTATTAGGTCATATGAGTCAGGATAAACGCGTCAACTTATCGATTACGGCTGGCAATACTCCTGTTGAAGTTTATAAAAAAATGGTGGAAATCGTAAAAGATTCTCCAAACTATGCCAATGTTCATTATTATAATTTTGATGAAATCCCTGTAGAAAATCAAGCGGAAGGTGTAACAATTACTGATTTACGAAAATTATACTTAACTCCTGCCAATATCAATGAAGAAAATATTCATCCATTGACAGTAGAAAATTATGCAGATCAAGATAAACGTTTAGCTATGGATGGCGGTCTAGATGCCATGTTGATTGGTTTAGGCGGAGATGGACACTTCTGTGGAAATATGCCGACGACAACAAGTTTTGAGAATTTGACTTATAAGATAAAAGTTTCTGGAGAAGAACCGTGGTTTGTACCTGACATGATGGAAACAGGATTGGAATTTGTGACTATGGGGCCAGTTAGTGTGATGCGGGTAAAACACTTGATTTTGATCGTGAACGGTGAGAAAAAAGCAGAAATGGTTAAGAACGTGCTGCAAGGACCAGTTACAGAAGAATATCCAGCATCCGTTTTACAACTGCATCCTAATCTTACCGTCATTTTAGATGAAGAGGCAGCAAGTAAGTTAGATAGATAA
- a CDS encoding C39 family peptidase, translating into MKQKNTEKSKLYTIALLVVTAFAGAVLAKIAPMEEGHGFSSLFSDGKADEVKITETSESKKEPEKVKKLTYTEQINQELNQSKFTNRMPINLLLQTDDKWKSTPYGMGNPDGDTLEINGCAILSLAMVSSYLDGKSYTPQDILNWSKNDYFVEGEGTAWSIFSDFATVKGYQFQDLETDIASVEEHLKQKHPVIISVNPGLFTETGHIMVLSGTNNGKFWVNDPNDSETKGHSKKEFTADELMNEAANFWVMYK; encoded by the coding sequence ATGAAACAAAAAAATACTGAAAAATCAAAATTGTATACCATAGCATTATTAGTAGTAACAGCATTCGCAGGAGCCGTTTTAGCTAAAATAGCACCTATGGAAGAAGGACACGGTTTTTCATCTCTATTCAGTGATGGCAAGGCTGACGAAGTGAAAATAACAGAAACAAGTGAAAGTAAAAAAGAACCAGAAAAAGTCAAAAAACTAACATATACTGAACAAATCAATCAAGAGTTGAATCAAAGCAAATTTACGAACAGAATGCCAATCAATCTATTACTACAAACCGATGATAAATGGAAATCAACACCGTACGGTATGGGGAATCCTGATGGAGATACTTTAGAAATCAATGGATGTGCGATCCTTTCGTTGGCGATGGTATCCTCTTATTTAGATGGCAAGTCCTATACACCGCAGGATATTCTAAACTGGTCAAAAAATGATTACTTTGTAGAAGGGGAAGGGACTGCATGGTCTATATTCTCTGATTTTGCAACGGTCAAAGGCTATCAATTTCAAGATCTTGAAACAGATATCGCTTCAGTAGAGGAACACTTAAAACAAAAACATCCTGTGATTATCTCCGTAAATCCTGGTTTGTTTACAGAAACTGGGCATATTATGGTACTTAGTGGTACAAATAACGGGAAATTCTGGGTGAATGATCCAAATGATTCAGAAACAAAAGGCCATTCTAAAAAAGAATTTACGGCGGATGAGTTAATGAATGAAGCAGCCAACTTTTGGGTAATGTATAAATAA
- a CDS encoding DNA-3-methyladenine glycosylase I, with protein sequence MERIRCDWASSNELEAKYHDEEWGTAVHEDQKLFEMLILESMQAGLSWSTILKKRETLTQAYDQFDYVKIAEYTQEKIDSLLEDPGIIRNKLKINATINNAKVFMEIQAEYGSFDQFIWRYVDGEPIKNHWENIKEVPASTALSDKISKDLKRRGFKFLGTTTVYAFMQATGMVDDHLVHCFKRQGIK encoded by the coding sequence ATGGAGAGAATTCGATGCGATTGGGCCAGTAGTAACGAACTTGAAGCAAAATACCACGATGAAGAATGGGGAACGGCGGTACATGAGGATCAAAAGCTGTTTGAAATGCTGATCTTGGAAAGTATGCAAGCTGGATTGAGTTGGTCGACGATCCTTAAAAAGAGAGAAACGCTGACTCAAGCATACGATCAATTTGATTACGTGAAAATCGCAGAATACACACAAGAAAAAATTGATTCTTTACTAGAAGATCCAGGGATTATTAGAAATAAATTGAAAATCAATGCAACGATCAATAATGCAAAAGTCTTTATGGAAATTCAAGCGGAATATGGAAGTTTTGATCAATTTATTTGGCGTTATGTAGATGGAGAACCAATCAAGAATCATTGGGAAAATATCAAAGAGGTTCCAGCATCCACAGCGTTATCTGATAAAATCAGCAAAGATTTAAAGAGACGAGGATTTAAGTTTTTAGGTACAACGACTGTTTATGCTTTCATGCAAGCAACGGGCATGGTGGATGATCATCTAGTACATTGTTTTAAGAGACAAGGTATAAAGTAA
- a CDS encoding ACT domain-containing protein gives MQLKLLDKQNYSIMKFPAHTEIPTSFYELKSFKSITYTKDECSIIAPFDSLPTEQALSVDNDWIIIQVVGELDFSLVGILSQLANPLAENQISIFALSTYNTDYLLIKNKDKENAVRVLRNYGHTFQ, from the coding sequence ATGCAGTTAAAATTACTTGATAAACAAAACTACAGCATTATGAAATTCCCTGCTCACACTGAAATCCCAACTTCTTTTTATGAGCTAAAATCCTTTAAAAGCATTACTTACACAAAAGATGAATGTTCTATTATTGCTCCTTTTGACAGTTTACCAACAGAACAAGCACTTTCTGTTGATAACGATTGGATCATTATTCAAGTCGTCGGAGAACTGGATTTTTCCTTAGTTGGGATCTTAAGTCAATTAGCCAATCCACTAGCTGAAAACCAGATTTCAATTTTTGCTTTGTCCACTTACAATACAGACTATCTTCTGATAAAAAACAAGGATAAAGAAAACGCTGTGAGGGTATTACGTAATTACGGGCATACTTTTCAATAA